One stretch of Chryseobacterium fluminis DNA includes these proteins:
- a CDS encoding DUF6515 family protein → MKINQQKKGLSAGIIRLLLLIILIPGTASAQRKVRSARVVRPARAVPPPHPVMPPHVVPPAHPVPPPPHVVPPARIVRPVNVITPVRVVPVGFRPVPYPYFYHPFVPYYWGPTWHPIGFFLATLTTTAIIITVENNQYHYDKGVYYTKESNGYRVVPAPMGASIAELPQGYITIPVSGVNYYYYGGTYYAKSSGKYKVVKAPVGAVIPHLPDGAEEKTINGQKYMTYDNVYYQPISKDGKNSYVVMQEK, encoded by the coding sequence ATGAAAATAAATCAACAAAAAAAAGGATTGTCAGCCGGTATTATCAGATTGTTATTATTAATAATTCTCATTCCGGGTACGGCTTCAGCACAGCGCAAGGTACGTTCTGCCAGGGTTGTCAGACCGGCACGTGCAGTTCCGCCTCCGCACCCTGTTATGCCGCCTCATGTTGTTCCGCCCGCGCATCCTGTTCCGCCGCCGCCTCATGTTGTTCCACCGGCTCGCATAGTACGGCCTGTGAACGTTATTACTCCCGTTCGGGTGGTACCTGTAGGATTTCGTCCCGTACCATATCCCTATTTTTACCATCCTTTTGTACCCTACTACTGGGGACCGACCTGGCACCCTATAGGCTTCTTTTTGGCTACCTTAACGACCACTGCAATTATCATTACCGTGGAAAACAATCAATACCACTATGATAAAGGCGTTTATTACACAAAAGAATCTAACGGGTACAGAGTAGTGCCGGCGCCTATGGGAGCAAGCATTGCAGAACTCCCGCAAGGATACATCACCATCCCTGTATCCGGAGTCAACTATTACTACTATGGCGGCACCTATTATGCAAAGTCATCCGGGAAATATAAAGTCGTAAAAGCACCGGTCGGGGCTGTAATCCCGCATCTTCCTGACGGGGCCGAAGAAAAAACAATAAACGGACAGAAATATATGACTTATGATAATGTATACTATCAGCCTATTTCCAAAGACGGCAAGAACAGTTATGTTGTGATGCAGGAAAAATAA
- a CDS encoding N-acetylmuramidase domain-containing protein, whose protein sequence is MKQQIIDLTKKVAAEFGFELAVMLSFIEVETGGQGFDSKTGKIMIQFEPSWFKKNAPYAPSGKWSINKVDIQTKEWEAFNDAFAKDKDAAMKSTSIGLSQILGIHYKRLGFASVGDM, encoded by the coding sequence ATGAAACAACAAATAATTGATTTAACAAAAAAAGTCGCAGCGGAGTTTGGATTTGAGCTTGCTGTCATGCTTTCTTTTATTGAAGTAGAAACCGGAGGACAAGGATTCGACTCTAAAACAGGAAAAATCATGATCCAGTTTGAACCTTCCTGGTTCAAAAAAAATGCTCCCTACGCCCCGTCTGGTAAATGGTCTATCAATAAGGTAGATATTCAAACAAAAGAATGGGAGGCTTTTAATGATGCTTTTGCTAAAGATAAAGATGCAGCAATGAAAAGTACTTCAATTGGCCTTTCTCAGATTTTAGGCATACATTACAAAAGATTAGGATTTGCTTCCGTTGGTGACATGTGA
- a CDS encoding ISAon1 family transposase, which translates to MYGVQGKTFRRQYKKSLSGFKDWLQKPHAEDWILYPENCSSSLSLDEVALSQGELYTVLTSKKAKGRKGSIVAIIKGTQSEEVIEQLLKINRKLRKNVKEITLDMAGSMKLIAKRCFPDAIKVIDRFHVQKLATEALQELRINYRWEAIEWENSLLDEAKKNREPIEIETFENGDTRKQLLARSRYLLYKSREKWTPSQMQRAEILFTEYPDLKKAYGLSDGLRKIYNQNIPKSIAMTKLAHWFRDVETSGFKSFSVLRKTIMNHYSGILNFFDRRSTNASAESFNAKIKNFRLQLRGVKDKAFFLFRLSQLFA; encoded by the coding sequence ATGTATGGGGTACAGGGAAAGACATTCCGCAGGCAATACAAAAAATCATTAAGCGGGTTCAAAGACTGGCTCCAAAAGCCCCATGCGGAAGATTGGATTCTTTATCCGGAAAATTGCTCCTCTTCTCTGTCTCTGGATGAAGTTGCTCTTTCCCAGGGAGAATTATACACGGTTCTTACTTCCAAAAAAGCAAAAGGCAGGAAAGGCAGTATTGTTGCCATTATCAAAGGTACACAGAGTGAAGAGGTCATTGAGCAGCTTCTGAAAATAAACAGGAAGCTTCGCAAAAATGTAAAGGAAATTACCCTTGATATGGCCGGGTCTATGAAGCTTATTGCCAAACGCTGTTTCCCTGATGCTATTAAGGTCATAGACCGGTTCCATGTTCAGAAGCTCGCCACTGAAGCCCTTCAGGAATTAAGGATCAACTACCGTTGGGAAGCTATAGAATGGGAAAATAGCCTGCTCGATGAAGCAAAGAAAAACAGGGAGCCTATTGAGATAGAAACGTTTGAAAACGGTGATACCCGCAAACAGCTTCTGGCAAGAAGCAGGTATTTACTCTACAAAAGCAGGGAAAAGTGGACGCCTTCTCAAATGCAGAGAGCTGAAATTTTATTTACAGAATATCCTGATTTAAAGAAGGCATATGGGTTATCGGATGGATTAAGAAAGATTTACAATCAGAATATTCCCAAATCTATTGCCATGACAAAGTTAGCGCATTGGTTCAGGGATGTTGAAACATCAGGTTTTAAATCATTCTCAGTTTTAAGAAAAACAATAATGAATCATTACAGCGGCATCTTAAACTTTTTCGACAGAAGAAGTACCAACGCTTCGGCAGAATCTTTTAATGCTAAAATTAAAAACTTCAGATTACAGCTTCGGGGAGTAAAAGACAAAGCATTTTTCCTGTTCAGACTCTCTCAACTTTTTGCATAG
- a CDS encoding GLPGLI family protein yields MKLYYTLILVFFVALIKAQIGFDVVYEADYKLTYKDQTVNAVTQEDAFALLINEKESYYKNMKKYIEDSLKFEKKLNDKSDFRLGMKYATDFSEYIGTTSGKLYVTVPVSNKAFKYEEVNNIDWWLSNESKKIGKYKCQKAVCKRYGRTWIAWFTKEIPFPFGPYKFNKLPGLILEVYDDKKDYVFSMYSFRKRKYFAKSANMEAKATPVKKSKIFDYQRKEIADPNTYNKLVTDAETLRFLMKKAQERAKNYNPIELSIN; encoded by the coding sequence ATGAAGTTATATTATACATTGATTTTAGTTTTTTTTGTCGCACTCATTAAAGCACAAATTGGATTTGATGTTGTTTATGAAGCTGATTATAAGCTAACATACAAAGATCAGACTGTTAATGCAGTAACGCAGGAAGATGCTTTCGCTCTATTAATAAATGAAAAAGAGTCATATTATAAGAATATGAAAAAATATATTGAGGATTCTTTAAAATTTGAAAAAAAATTAAATGATAAGTCTGATTTTAGACTTGGAATGAAGTACGCGACAGATTTTTCAGAATACATTGGTACAACTAGTGGAAAACTATATGTAACAGTTCCCGTATCAAATAAAGCTTTTAAATATGAAGAAGTAAATAATATTGATTGGTGGCTTTCAAATGAATCCAAAAAGATAGGTAAATATAAATGTCAAAAAGCCGTTTGTAAAAGGTATGGCAGGACTTGGATAGCGTGGTTTACAAAAGAAATACCTTTTCCTTTTGGTCCTTATAAATTTAATAAATTACCAGGACTTATTTTAGAAGTTTATGATGATAAAAAGGACTATGTTTTTTCAATGTATAGTTTCCGAAAAAGAAAATATTTTGCTAAATCTGCAAATATGGAAGCGAAAGCTACCCCCGTTAAAAAATCAAAAATTTTTGACTATCAAAGAAAGGAGATTGCAGATCCCAACACTTATAATAAATTAGTTACTGATGCTGAGACACTTCGTTTTTTAATGAAAAAAGCTCAGGAAAGAGCAAAAAATTACAATCCTATTGAACTAAGTATAAATTAG
- the yaaA gene encoding peroxide stress protein YaaA, translated as MKIVTSPAKLMNVDHTTDLLKTTSPAFIEEAALIHSHLKEKSPKYLSELMEISPKLADENWERNQKWKAKPTAKESAPAMFAFTGEVYRGLDAKTLNKSAVDYLQKNYRILSGLYGLLRPSDKVMLYRLEMGRPFQFDEYKNLYEFWRDRITEQLNSEMKKNEILLNLGSNEYFKAIDRKKLNHTVIDFEFFELREGKLKTIVVYTKHARGLAVRFCAENNVQTLDEMKAFNYEGYRIDEEKSTDVKLVFTR; from the coding sequence ATGAAAATAGTAACATCTCCTGCCAAATTAATGAATGTCGACCACACAACAGACCTTTTAAAGACTACAAGTCCCGCATTCATTGAAGAGGCAGCCCTTATCCATTCTCATTTAAAGGAGAAATCACCTAAATATCTTTCCGAACTTATGGAAATTTCACCTAAACTGGCGGATGAAAACTGGGAAAGAAACCAGAAATGGAAAGCAAAACCTACAGCAAAAGAATCTGCACCGGCGATGTTTGCCTTTACAGGCGAAGTTTACAGAGGTCTTGATGCCAAAACACTGAATAAAAGCGCCGTAGATTATCTACAGAAAAATTACAGAATTCTTTCCGGACTATACGGTTTGTTGAGACCTTCCGATAAAGTAATGCTGTACAGGCTCGAAATGGGAAGACCTTTTCAATTTGATGAATACAAGAACCTGTATGAATTCTGGAGGGACAGAATTACAGAACAGCTTAATTCTGAAATGAAAAAGAACGAAATTCTTTTAAATCTTGGAAGCAATGAATATTTTAAAGCTATCGACCGTAAAAAATTAAACCATACCGTCATTGATTTTGAGTTTTTTGAATTAAGAGAAGGAAAACTAAAAACCATCGTGGTTTACACAAAACACGCCAGAGGCTTAGCTGTAAGATTCTGTGCAGAAAACAATGTTCAGACTCTGGACGAAATGAAGGCATTCAACTACGAGGGGTACAGAATTGATGAAGAAAAATCAACTGATGTAAAATTGGTATTCACACGGTAA
- a CDS encoding GLPGLI family protein, with protein MKKILLLFHLLIVIVVFSQKKFDVVYEADYKLNYKLSTGSNSKKETTFALLINENSSFFKDLHRYISDSLLVEKKLNTIEEAMKYNTDFRGYVGTTSAKLYVTDEINYTYFAYEEPNNINWKIKNEFKTVAGYKCQRAETTKYGRTWIAWFSTDISFPFGPYKFNGLPGLIAEVYDTKDEYHYTLYTFRKRKYTCKSANVATNVKNLSKEKVAEVFKNRLAGKLRLNEQYIENAEDREYMRRNAEEALKKYNPIELNIY; from the coding sequence ATGAAAAAGATTCTATTATTATTTCACTTACTAATTGTTATTGTCGTTTTTTCACAAAAAAAATTTGATGTTGTTTATGAGGCGGATTATAAGTTAAATTATAAGCTATCGACGGGAAGCAATTCTAAAAAAGAGACCACTTTTGCCCTTCTTATCAATGAAAACTCTTCTTTTTTTAAAGATCTACATAGATATATTTCTGATTCTCTCCTCGTTGAAAAAAAACTGAATACGATTGAGGAAGCTATGAAATATAATACAGATTTTCGCGGTTATGTTGGAACAACATCAGCAAAATTATATGTAACAGATGAAATCAATTACACATATTTTGCTTACGAAGAACCCAATAACATAAATTGGAAAATTAAAAATGAATTTAAAACTGTCGCAGGATATAAATGTCAGAGAGCAGAGACAACAAAATATGGCAGGACTTGGATCGCTTGGTTTTCAACTGATATCTCTTTCCCGTTTGGGCCATATAAATTTAATGGGTTGCCTGGTTTGATTGCTGAAGTATATGATACTAAGGATGAATATCATTATACACTCTATACCTTTAGAAAAAGAAAATATACCTGCAAATCGGCCAACGTTGCAACCAATGTCAAAAATTTATCCAAAGAAAAAGTAGCTGAAGTTTTCAAAAATAGGCTTGCCGGGAAACTAAGGTTGAATGAGCAATATATAGAAAATGCGGAAGATCGTGAATATATGAGGCGAAATGCAGAAGAAGCATTAAAAAAATATAATCCTATTGAGCTGAATATTTATTAG
- a CDS encoding L-threonylcarbamoyladenylate synthase: MAKILKIYPDNPQENLINEVIKTLNNGGLIIYPSDTVYALGCNIFDIKAMEKLAQLKKIKLEKSKFSIICNDLSHLSDFTRPIDTSVFRFLKSHLPGPYTFILDANKSLPLAYKGHKTIGIRVPDHPIPQLIVEKLGHPIASTSIKDDDEVLEYSTDPELIAEKYDHLVDIVIDSGYGDNTASTIVDLTSGEPEIIRQGKGII, encoded by the coding sequence ATGGCAAAAATACTGAAAATCTATCCTGATAATCCACAGGAAAATCTTATTAATGAGGTCATTAAAACTTTAAACAACGGCGGACTGATTATATATCCGTCTGATACCGTTTACGCGTTAGGTTGCAATATTTTTGATATCAAAGCCATGGAAAAACTGGCTCAGCTAAAAAAAATAAAGCTTGAAAAGTCCAAATTTTCGATCATCTGTAACGACCTCAGTCATCTTTCTGACTTTACAAGACCTATCGATACTTCTGTCTTCAGGTTTTTAAAAAGCCATCTTCCGGGGCCATATACTTTTATTCTTGATGCCAATAAAAGCCTGCCGCTTGCCTACAAAGGTCATAAAACAATCGGTATCCGCGTTCCTGATCATCCTATTCCGCAGCTGATCGTGGAAAAACTGGGCCACCCCATTGCCTCCACTTCCATTAAGGATGATGATGAGGTTTTGGAGTATTCTACGGACCCTGAACTTATTGCTGAAAAATACGACCACCTGGTAGATATCGTTATCGATTCAGGCTATGGTGATAATACGGCATCCACGATAGTGGACCTTACTTCCGGAGAGCCCGAAATTATCAGACAGGGCAAAGGAATTATTTAA
- a CDS encoding ISAon1 family transposase N-terminal region protein, with amino-acid sequence MSSEKELLKLLLPEYLVEYFDITHFEEKEGLLHLYFEEKNTVPKELSSLHLQSKGFHEEITVNDFPLRGKPVKLHIRRRRWTDIKSGKILQRDWNLIAVGTRMTKDFAEFLKKISRY; translated from the coding sequence ATGTCATCTGAGAAAGAATTATTAAAATTACTGTTACCGGAATATCTGGTTGAATACTTTGATATTACCCATTTTGAAGAAAAAGAAGGATTGCTTCATCTTTATTTTGAGGAAAAAAATACTGTTCCCAAAGAGCTTTCCTCTTTGCATCTACAATCCAAAGGCTTTCATGAAGAAATCACGGTTAATGACTTTCCTCTCCGTGGAAAACCTGTAAAACTTCACATCAGACGAAGAAGATGGACCGATATAAAATCTGGTAAGATCCTGCAGAGAGACTGGAATCTCATTGCCGTTGGAACCCGCATGACAAAGGACTTTGCGGAGTTCTTAAAAAAAATCAGCCGATACTAA
- the prmC gene encoding peptide chain release factor N(5)-glutamine methyltransferase has translation MTISEFKNHFNRVLSGLYTDSEIALLSALFIEKTVGFNSFQQRRFSEQQLLMEDEKRLLDIISELKTSKPYQHILGETEFYGMSFFVNENVLIPRPETEELLELTIRKIQDLTDITSLKILDIGTGSGVIPLVLKKYFPEAQITGIDFSEKALEVAQKNADLHRLDIHFIHTDYLGYDLRENFDVIISNPPYIGIDEQQDIEYSVKGFEPLMALFSPTSDALIFYRKIAEDSKKYLNKNGFLFLEINQKLGPETLALYQDHFTQVQLIKDLSGNDRFIFGIK, from the coding sequence ATGACAATTTCAGAATTTAAAAACCATTTTAACAGAGTGCTTTCCGGGTTGTATACCGATTCGGAAATTGCTTTGTTGAGTGCTCTTTTTATAGAAAAAACAGTAGGCTTCAATTCTTTTCAGCAGAGAAGATTTTCTGAACAGCAGCTGTTAATGGAAGATGAAAAAAGATTACTCGACATCATTTCAGAGCTGAAAACCTCTAAGCCTTATCAGCATATTCTGGGGGAAACAGAGTTTTACGGAATGTCATTTTTTGTCAATGAAAACGTCCTGATTCCACGCCCCGAAACAGAGGAACTTCTGGAGTTAACCATCCGGAAAATTCAGGATTTGACTGATATCACAAGTTTAAAAATACTGGATATCGGAACCGGCAGTGGTGTCATTCCTCTTGTCTTAAAAAAATATTTTCCTGAAGCTCAGATTACCGGTATTGATTTTTCAGAAAAAGCCCTTGAGGTTGCTCAAAAAAATGCAGATCTTCACAGGCTCGACATCCATTTTATCCACACCGATTATCTGGGCTATGACCTTAGGGAAAACTTTGATGTTATCATTTCAAATCCCCCCTATATCGGCATCGATGAACAACAGGATATCGAATATTCCGTAAAAGGTTTCGAGCCTCTGATGGCCCTTTTCTCTCCTACTTCCGACGCTTTAATTTTCTACAGGAAAATCGCTGAAGATTCAAAAAAATATCTGAATAAAAACGGGTTTCTTTTTCTAGAAATCAATCAGAAATTAGGTCCTGAAACTTTGGCGCTGTATCAGGACCATTTTACACAGGTACAATTAATAAAAGATCTGTCCGGAAATGACCGTTTTATTTTCGGTATCAAATAG
- a CDS encoding DUF1254 domain-containing protein, whose product MKSYITIAAVCLLAFSNTTTAQNKTTAVASTTQTAIFKPADLKEHLVYSRAVQAVIWGIPAVNFELMKESMVRANGSFNQIIYWSALINSKNQTLTPNPDVIYINPLYDVRKGPVVLEIPAAEGASSLTGSLDDAWQTAIQDIGPVGVDKGKGGKYLILPPGYNQKVPQGYIPMPSSTFTGYAILRSNLTDGGPQDIKRAVEYGKKIKIYPFSQAANPPATKFLDLLNQPFSNVIPYNLKFYELLNEFVQREPWLTRDMVMIDQLKSIGIEKGKAFAPDSRTKEILNAAIRDAHQLVDNQYEAIFTPPFYKDTHWALPASPDVVKAISGNYEIPDIYPVDDRATSYSMAYFSAKSLGSGQFYLMSTKDKQNRPLDGSKLYKLHLPANVPVKLYWSVTAYDRETHALISDTPYFSRASTTPGLQKNSDGSVDLYFGATAPAGKESNWVPTKANREFELLARFYGPEKGFFDKAWKMADIEGSV is encoded by the coding sequence ATGAAATCATACATAACCATTGCTGCAGTCTGCCTGCTGGCATTCTCTAACACCACCACTGCACAAAATAAAACTACTGCTGTTGCCAGCACTACACAGACGGCAATTTTTAAACCAGCCGACCTAAAGGAACATTTGGTTTACAGCCGTGCCGTTCAGGCAGTAATCTGGGGAATCCCAGCCGTTAATTTTGAATTAATGAAAGAAAGCATGGTCAGAGCAAACGGAAGTTTTAACCAAATTATCTATTGGTCAGCACTTATTAATTCTAAGAATCAGACCTTAACGCCCAATCCCGATGTTATTTACATCAATCCGCTATATGATGTGAGAAAAGGACCTGTAGTTTTGGAAATTCCTGCAGCAGAAGGAGCTTCATCCCTGACCGGAAGTCTGGATGATGCCTGGCAGACGGCAATCCAGGATATTGGACCTGTCGGAGTGGATAAAGGAAAAGGGGGTAAATACCTGATTCTGCCTCCAGGTTATAATCAAAAAGTACCGCAAGGCTATATTCCTATGCCTTCATCTACGTTTACAGGATATGCTATATTGAGGTCCAATCTTACGGACGGAGGTCCGCAGGATATTAAAAGAGCTGTAGAATACGGCAAAAAAATTAAAATATATCCATTTTCACAAGCAGCTAACCCTCCAGCCACAAAATTTCTGGATTTACTTAATCAGCCATTTAGCAACGTAATTCCTTATAATCTAAAGTTTTATGAATTATTGAATGAATTTGTCCAAAGAGAACCCTGGCTGACCAGAGATATGGTAATGATTGACCAATTAAAATCTATCGGTATCGAAAAGGGAAAAGCCTTTGCGCCTGATTCCAGAACAAAGGAAATCCTTAACGCAGCCATTCGGGATGCACATCAGCTGGTGGATAATCAGTATGAAGCTATTTTCACACCTCCTTTTTACAAGGATACACATTGGGCTCTGCCTGCCTCACCGGATGTAGTAAAAGCAATATCCGGTAATTATGAAATACCGGACATATATCCGGTGGATGACAGGGCCACCAGTTATTCGATGGCTTACTTCAGTGCCAAGAGTCTGGGTTCAGGTCAGTTTTATCTGATGAGTACAAAAGATAAACAAAACAGGCCGCTGGACGGATCAAAGTTATACAAACTGCACCTGCCTGCCAATGTTCCTGTTAAATTATACTGGTCGGTTACTGCATACGACAGAGAAACTCATGCTCTGATTTCGGACACTCCATATTTTAGCAGAGCTTCAACAACCCCCGGACTTCAAAAAAACAGTGATGGTTCTGTAGATCTTTACTTTGGAGCTACGGCTCCGGCAGGAAAAGAATCTAACTGGGTACCTACAAAAGCGAACAGGGAATTTGAATTATTAGCCCGTTTCTATGGACCGGAAAAAGGATTTTTCGATAAAGCCTGGAAAATGGCCGATATTGAAGGATCAGTATAA
- a CDS encoding CPBP family intramembrane glutamic endopeptidase, giving the protein MHDRNLNGKYSLGIIFTFVLLASAMLFIFPLINFITGTVYMTSEKFFYSRIALWAVLLIIFLYSLYIEKKTFLLWQEKKHSLGFYIGALVSLYFICLFGGAFLNAFIQMLTHEKYSDKIIKLSLLFKNNYLLIIFTCLTAGMVEELLMRGYIQPRIEKIYNSRYLGISISALLFGILHSTYGTVGQVAVPTFIGIVFAVFYKKFSNIKILIICHFMYDFISLMIMNFIDFKHLSAF; this is encoded by the coding sequence ATGCACGATCGGAACCTGAACGGAAAATATTCCTTAGGTATCATTTTTACCTTTGTCTTACTTGCTTCGGCAATGCTGTTTATTTTTCCATTGATTAATTTCATTACCGGAACGGTCTATATGACGTCTGAAAAATTTTTCTATTCACGAATCGCTCTTTGGGCGGTGTTGCTGATTATTTTTCTCTACAGTCTGTATATTGAAAAAAAAACTTTTCTGCTTTGGCAAGAGAAAAAGCATTCATTAGGGTTTTATATCGGAGCCCTTGTCTCTCTTTACTTTATATGTTTATTCGGGGGCGCTTTTTTAAATGCTTTTATTCAAATGCTCACGCACGAAAAATACAGTGACAAGATAATTAAGCTGAGTTTGTTATTTAAAAATAATTATTTACTGATTATTTTTACCTGCTTAACAGCGGGAATGGTTGAAGAGCTTCTGATGAGAGGATACATCCAGCCGAGAATTGAAAAAATTTATAACAGCCGGTATCTCGGAATATCTATTTCAGCCCTTTTGTTCGGTATCCTTCACAGCACATACGGAACAGTGGGTCAGGTGGCAGTACCAACCTTTATAGGAATCGTCTTTGCCGTTTTTTATAAAAAATTCTCCAACATTAAAATCCTTATAATCTGCCATTTCATGTACGACTTTATATCCCTGATGATCATGAATTTTATTGATTTTAAACATTTATCTGCATTTTAA
- a CDS encoding site-specific integrase codes for MKFGDPNELIFKTNEKGIQTKEVNRRNNFSAKFKEIKDKLHLGEEYTIYSFRPTFITKLFRELRKERTELETYDLLMKVTGHTTLKALKAY; via the coding sequence ATGAAATTTGGTGATCCCAATGAACTCATTTTTAAAACAAATGAAAAGGGGATTCAGACAAAAGAGGTAAATCGAAGAAATAATTTTTCTGCAAAATTCAAAGAAATCAAGGATAAACTTCATTTGGGCGAAGAATATACAATTTATTCGTTCAGACCTACATTTATTACAAAGTTATTCCGGGAGTTGAGAAAGGAAAGAACGGAGTTAGAAACTTACGATTTATTGATGAAAGTTACCGGGCACACAACATTAAAGGCATTGAAGGCATATTGA